CAAAAGTTTCGGATTATTTGGGTGAGGTAAAGGTAACGCTGTCAGGGATTCACGCCGGAGTTCAGCATAATGTGGTTCCGGAATCGTGCACTTTTACTTTAGATGTAAGGGTTACGGATGAATATTCTAATAAAGAGGCATTTGAAATCATCCAGTCGCAGATGAAATCAACGTTGACAGCGAGATCTTTCAGATTAAATTCTTCAAAAATAGAAATGGAACATCCGTTCGTACAGGCAGGTCTGGAAATCGGAAGGACAACGTACGGCTCACCCACTTCATCGGATCAGGCCATTATACCTTGTACATCTGTGAAGCTTGGTCCAGGTGACAGCAGGCGCTCTCACACAGCAGATGAATTTATTTTCATCGAAGAAATTGCGGAGGGAATTGAAATTTATATTAAGATTTTAGAGAAAATGTTATAGGCTTGAAGTGGAGATGATGGATGCATGTAAATGACCTAGGAAAATGGAGCGTTAAGAAAATTAATTCTATGAACGTTAAGAAAATTCTACTGTTCGAAGCGCGAGACAAATCGAAAACAAACATTGAATTCGCGAGAGTTTTAGAATTTTTAGAGAATAGAATTAATTTTTAGCGGAAGTTTCCAAGTCTTGAACTTTTGTTTCTTTTGTTTCAAGACAAAAGAAAAAGTATACAAAAAAACAGTTTTTTGTCATTCTGAAAGGAACGAAGTGGATTGAAGAATCTCTTTCGATCATTCAATAGATTCCTCCTTCGTCGGAATGACAAAGTTGAGTACAATAATAAATAAAGGAAGGGAAGTAGTGGTAATAAATTTTTAGCATACTGCTTCGGAATTCCTTTCCAAACATTTAGTTTTAGTTAGTTTTTTACTGTTTTGACTTTACTCAGCAGGCAATGAAGTTTGAATATTTTTAATAAAGATTTATGCAAAAAGTTATATTAAAAATGAAAGGCTTTAAAAATGTGGAAATGTTTAAAGTTATGGAATTAGAAATGGGTTCTGCTGAGTTGTCAAAACAGATTAAATTTTAAAGAAAAAAAATATGAAAAAAATATGGCAGAAAGACGATAATGCCACCAATATATTAGTGAATACATTTACGGTCGGGAAGGATCTTGACTTTGATGAGCGTTTGGCAAAATACGATGTCAAAGGTTCGATGGCGCACTGTACAATGTTAGCAGAAGTTGGGATTATTTCCAATGAAGAATCGAAGCAGATGCTGTCTGTTTTGGCAGCGATTTTAGAAGATATCGAAAATGGAAATTTTGAGATTGATAAAAATGCGGAAGATATTCATTCTCAGGTGGAATCTATTTTAATTGAAAAATTAGGAGACACTGGAAAAAAAATTCATACGGCAAGATCCCGTAATGATCAGGTTTTATTGGATATAAAATTGTATTTATTAGATGAAATCCGTGAAATTACAGCATTAACAGATGAATTCTTTCAGATATTAATCAAACTGGCAGAACAGCATAAAAATGTTTTGCTTCCGGGATATACCCATTTACAGATTGCGATGCCATCCTCATTTGGATTATGGTTTGGAGCGTATGCAGAAGCATTGTTGGATGATGTTGAGATGTTGTTTTCGGTAAAAAATATCATTAATAAAAATCCATTAGGTTCAGCGGCAGGTTATGGCTCGTCTTTCCCAATTGATCGTGAAAGCACGACTTATAATTTAGGTTTTCAGTCTATGAATTATAATTCGGTTTATGCACAGATGATGCGCGGGAAATCTGAGAAAATGTTATCGATGGCAATGGCAACATTAGCGGGAACATTAGGAAAATTTGCTTATGACGTTTGTCTATATTTAAATCAGAATTTTGATTTTATCAGTTTCCCTAAAGAATTCACAACGGGAAGCAGCATTATGCCCCACAAGAAAAATCCTGATATTTTCGAATTGGTTCGTGCGCGTTGCAACAGAATTCAGTCACTGCCGAATGAGTTTATTTTGTTGACGAATAATCTTCCTTCAGGATATCACAGAGATATGCAGTTAACGAAAGAAATTCTTTTCCCGGCAATTGATTCATTAAAAGAATGTCTGGAAATTTTGAATTATACCTTACCAAATATCCAGGTAAAAGACGGGATTTTGGAGGATGAAAAGTATAAATATCTTTTCAGCGTAGAGAAAATAAATGAAGAAGTTAAGAATGGAAGTTCATTCCGTGATGCGTATGTAAAAGTAGGCCAGGAGATTGAAAATAATGAGTTTGATTTTGAAATTGGAAATCTGAACCACACTCATCAGGGAAGTATCGGAAATTTGTGTTTAGATAAAATAGAGTATCAGTTTAATAAACTGAAAAATAAATTATTGGGTTGATTTATTTTGAACCATTAAGCTTTATTAAGGGGTTATTAATTGAGGAAATTTAGCATTGTTGCGAAAAACTCAATGCCCTAAACTTCTTAATAAAGCTTAATGGTTAAATTCATTTTAATC
Above is a genomic segment from Chryseobacterium geocarposphaerae containing:
- the argH gene encoding argininosuccinate lyase; its protein translation is MKKIWQKDDNATNILVNTFTVGKDLDFDERLAKYDVKGSMAHCTMLAEVGIISNEESKQMLSVLAAILEDIENGNFEIDKNAEDIHSQVESILIEKLGDTGKKIHTARSRNDQVLLDIKLYLLDEIREITALTDEFFQILIKLAEQHKNVLLPGYTHLQIAMPSSFGLWFGAYAEALLDDVEMLFSVKNIINKNPLGSAAGYGSSFPIDRESTTYNLGFQSMNYNSVYAQMMRGKSEKMLSMAMATLAGTLGKFAYDVCLYLNQNFDFISFPKEFTTGSSIMPHKKNPDIFELVRARCNRIQSLPNEFILLTNNLPSGYHRDMQLTKEILFPAIDSLKECLEILNYTLPNIQVKDGILEDEKYKYLFSVEKINEEVKNGSSFRDAYVKVGQEIENNEFDFEIGNLNHTHQGSIGNLCLDKIEYQFNKLKNKLLG